The Setaria italica strain Yugu1 chromosome IX, Setaria_italica_v2.0, whole genome shotgun sequence genome has a window encoding:
- the LOC111255878 gene encoding protein ALP1-like → MRFTFVVAGWPGSIHDMRVFKDALDKYGDKFPHPPEGKFYLVDSGYANRTGYLAPYKGTKYHLPEFRAGQIPRGKKEHFNYAHSSLRNVIERSFGVLKNKWRILRNLPAYPMAKQSQIIIACMAIHNFIRESAIGDVDFESADHEENDATPSEGASSQANEGATQHEYEDQSMNQFRDWIADGLFNRS, encoded by the exons atgagaTTTACCTTTGTCGTCGCGGGATGGCCTGGATCGATTCATGACATGAGAGTCTTCAAAGATGCATTGGACAAGTATGGCGATAAATTTCCACACCCCCCTGAAG GGAAGTTTTATCTTGTCGACTCTGGATACGCAAACCGTACTGGGTATCTTGCCCCGTACAAGGGTACGAAATATCATCTACCAGAATTTCGAGCCGGACAAATTCCCAGAGGTAAAAAGGAGCATTTCAATTATGCACATTCATCATTAAGAAATGTCATCGAGAGGTCATTTGGGGTGTTGAAGAACAAATGGCGTATTCTGCGCAATTTACCAGCTTATCCAATGGCAAAGCAAAGTCAAATAATTATTgcttgcatggcaattcataatttcattagaGAGAGTGCTATTGGTGATGTTGATTTTGAGAGTGCGGATCATGAGGAAAACGATGCTACACCTTCTGAAGGAGCATCATCTCAAGCAAATGAAGGTGCTACCCAACATGAATATGAAGATCAAAGCATGAACCAGTTTCGGGATTGGATAGCCGATGGATTGTTCAATAGGTCATAg